One part of the Desulfonema ishimotonii genome encodes these proteins:
- the hcp gene encoding hydroxylamine reductase, with amino-acid sequence MFCFQCEQTAKGEGCTKIGVCGKKPEVAAMQDLLIHTTKGLSRYAVEARRHGISDDAVNRFTCEAIFSTLTNVDFDPDRFVELVSEGVKYREALKAKIAEAGGTTDFPENAANFTPAETLEGMIAQGEKVGVRSDPDMNPDILSLRELLIYGMKGLAAYADHAAILGQTDETVYAFIHEAMAATLDKTLGADEYVGLAMKCGEVNFRAMELLDAGNTGTYGHPVPTSVPLGAKKGKAILVSGHDLKDLDTLLKQTEGKGINIYTHGEMLPCHGYPELKKYSHFYGHYGTAWQNQAKEFAAFPGAILMTTNCIQKPKASYQDHIFTTGLVGWPGVTHVANSDFTPVIRKALELPGFAEDTEGKSVMVGFARNAVMGVAPQVIEAVRNKAIRHFFLVGGCDGAKPGRDYYTELVEKVPEDCVILTLACGKFRFFDKDLGDIGGIPRLLDVGQCNDAYSAIRIASALADAFECGVNDLPLSMILSWYEQKACVILLTLLSLGIRDIRLGPSLPAFISPNILSVLVEKFNIMPIGTPDEDLKAILG; translated from the coding sequence ATGTTTTGTTTTCAATGTGAGCAGACGGCAAAAGGCGAAGGCTGCACCAAAATCGGCGTATGCGGCAAAAAACCCGAAGTGGCAGCCATGCAGGACCTGCTGATCCATACCACAAAAGGGCTGTCCCGCTATGCGGTGGAAGCCCGCAGACACGGCATCAGTGACGATGCGGTAAACCGTTTCACATGCGAAGCCATATTCTCCACCCTCACCAACGTGGATTTTGACCCGGACCGCTTTGTGGAACTGGTCAGTGAGGGGGTGAAGTACCGGGAGGCACTGAAGGCAAAGATCGCCGAGGCCGGGGGAACAACCGATTTCCCGGAAAACGCGGCCAATTTCACCCCGGCAGAAACCCTTGAAGGCATGATCGCCCAGGGCGAAAAGGTGGGCGTCAGATCCGATCCGGACATGAACCCCGACATCCTCTCCCTCCGGGAGCTTCTGATTTACGGCATGAAGGGGCTTGCGGCCTATGCGGATCACGCCGCGATCCTGGGCCAGACCGATGAAACGGTCTATGCGTTTATCCACGAGGCCATGGCCGCCACCCTGGACAAAACGCTGGGGGCCGACGAATATGTGGGGCTGGCCATGAAATGCGGCGAGGTGAACTTCCGCGCAATGGAGCTTCTGGATGCGGGCAACACCGGCACTTACGGCCATCCCGTGCCGACTTCGGTGCCGCTGGGCGCAAAAAAGGGCAAGGCGATCCTGGTTTCCGGCCATGATCTGAAAGATCTGGATACGCTGCTGAAACAGACCGAGGGGAAAGGCATCAATATCTACACCCACGGCGAAATGCTGCCCTGCCACGGCTATCCGGAGTTGAAAAAATATTCCCATTTTTACGGTCATTACGGCACGGCATGGCAGAATCAGGCCAAAGAATTTGCGGCCTTTCCGGGCGCGATCCTGATGACCACCAACTGCATCCAGAAACCGAAAGCGTCCTATCAGGATCATATTTTCACCACCGGGCTGGTGGGCTGGCCGGGCGTGACCCATGTCGCCAACAGCGACTTCACGCCGGTGATCCGCAAGGCCCTGGAACTTCCCGGATTTGCCGAAGATACCGAGGGCAAGTCGGTCATGGTGGGATTTGCCCGCAATGCGGTCATGGGCGTGGCCCCCCAGGTCATTGAGGCGGTCAGAAACAAGGCCATCCGCCATTTTTTCCTGGTGGGCGGCTGTGACGGCGCAAAGCCGGGCCGGGACTACTACACGGAGCTTGTGGAAAAAGTGCCCGAAGACTGCGTGATCCTCACCCTGGCCTGCGGCAAATTCCGCTTCTTTGACAAGGATCTGGGCGACATCGGCGGGATTCCGAGGCTGCTGGACGTGGGGCAGTGCAATGACGCCTACTCGGCCATCCGCATCGCATCCGCCCTGGCGGACGCTTTTGAATGCGGCGTCAACGACCTGCCCCTCTCCATGATTCTCTCCTGGTACGAGCAGAAGGCCTGTGTCATTCTCCTGACCCTCTTGTCTCTGGGTATCAGGGACATCCGCCTGGGGCCGAGCCTCCCGGCCTTCATTTCGCCGAATATCCTCAGTGTGCTGGTGGAAAAATTCAACATCATGCCCATCGGAACCCCGGATGAAGACCTGAAGGCGATTCTGGGATAA
- a CDS encoding methyl-accepting chemotaxis protein, which translates to MEAILSKTAVRGRFGISAKTSFFSGVIVFFILVIASLILLRFQSGMMNRIIDGNIRGMEKTLQAHGERQHTQGRKAIEANAEMLSKIAATALYNFDRVGLEWIMTSYIKMDEIQAVQVLDHKGVPFFAIWKLPDIRTGPTLPEALTSDNPKKFVFDSHYEKQFMGKLTVYYNNTGIDAQVAKSRQEALTAIAAFREIIDSQMNQAVGRQFVGIFCVVAILVLAVVICLRIFAIRPIERIIRGVNEEVSQFNSVSRQISSASTELAGGVDRQAVSLSDVMTLLEDMVRRAQASITCSEQLNRMGEEAGQVVSQVNSAWAALARFMEDIEEAGQHTSEIIERIESIAFQTRLLSLNAAVEATRAQKAGAGFAVVADEVRRFSERSAEAARMTKQRVDETRRVVQTGKDLMEKHNTAFGQVAENFASMKKLVADITLANRTQGNSIERINRAVLEADTVTHQNSDNARISASTSVQINGQARQLELFINDLSALVGNGVKNSVSEN; encoded by the coding sequence ATGGAAGCGATTTTATCCAAAACAGCGGTTCGCGGCAGGTTCGGCATTTCTGCCAAAACATCTTTTTTCAGCGGCGTCATCGTTTTTTTTATTCTGGTCATCGCAAGCCTGATTCTTCTCAGATTTCAGTCCGGTATGATGAACCGCATTATTGACGGCAATATCCGTGGAATGGAAAAAACGCTTCAGGCGCACGGCGAACGGCAGCACACCCAGGGGCGTAAGGCGATTGAGGCCAATGCGGAAATGCTCAGTAAGATTGCCGCCACAGCGTTGTATAACTTCGACAGGGTCGGGCTGGAATGGATTATGACATCCTATATAAAAATGGATGAAATACAGGCCGTCCAGGTTTTGGACCATAAGGGCGTGCCCTTTTTCGCCATCTGGAAATTGCCCGATATCCGGACCGGGCCAACCCTCCCCGAAGCGCTGACGTCGGATAATCCGAAAAAATTTGTGTTCGATTCCCATTATGAAAAGCAGTTTATGGGGAAACTGACGGTTTACTATAATAATACGGGCATTGATGCGCAGGTTGCAAAAAGCCGACAGGAGGCATTAACCGCCATAGCCGCATTCCGGGAAATTATTGATTCCCAGATGAATCAGGCGGTTGGTCGTCAGTTTGTCGGCATCTTCTGTGTGGTGGCGATCCTGGTCCTTGCCGTTGTGATCTGCCTGAGAATATTTGCCATCAGGCCCATTGAACGTATCATCAGGGGGGTGAATGAGGAGGTGAGCCAGTTCAACAGCGTCTCCCGGCAGATTTCGTCCGCCAGCACGGAACTGGCAGGCGGGGTTGACCGTCAGGCGGTGTCGCTGTCCGATGTGATGACGCTGCTGGAGGATATGGTCCGGCGGGCACAGGCCAGCATCACCTGTTCCGAGCAGTTGAACCGGATGGGGGAGGAAGCCGGGCAGGTGGTCTCCCAGGTCAATTCCGCATGGGCGGCCCTGGCCCGGTTTATGGAAGATATCGAGGAGGCCGGGCAACACACCTCTGAAATCATAGAGCGGATAGAATCCATTGCGTTTCAGACCCGGCTGCTTTCCCTGAACGCTGCCGTGGAGGCCACCCGCGCCCAGAAGGCCGGGGCCGGATTTGCTGTGGTGGCCGATGAGGTGCGGCGTTTTTCAGAGCGCTCCGCTGAGGCCGCCCGGATGACAAAGCAGCGTGTTGATGAAACCCGCCGGGTTGTTCAGACCGGAAAGGATCTGATGGAAAAACACAACACGGCATTTGGCCAGGTGGCTGAAAATTTTGCGAGCATGAAAAAACTGGTGGCCGATATCACACTGGCAAACCGGACGCAGGGGAACAGTATTGAACGGATTAACCGGGCGGTGCTTGAGGCGGACACGGTTACCCATCAGAATTCGGACAATGCCCGGATTTCCGCTTCCACGTCTGTGCAGATCAACGGGCAGGCCCGGCAACTGGAACTGTTTATCAATGATCTGTCCGCCCTTGTGGGAAATGGTGTAAAGAACAGCGTGTCTGAAAACTGA
- a CDS encoding substrate-binding periplasmic protein yields the protein MKKLMLIGMFIVLFSSMACGADCVRITATGNAEYPPILWRDKAEPQKLVGVSIELLQQAFGDLGITVEGKYVGNWARAQSTARDGSVDMLAGAFITEERKTYMDYVTPPFMMTPSVIFVMKGQAFPFSSWEDLVGLKGGTLINNSFGEKFDRFAAEKLSIEGVASIEQAFRKMAAGRNRYVVYERYQGLAISEVTGFRDKIEYLPNSVINEGLYFTFSKKSTCNTPDLRAHLARKVRKFTEQKLPDVLVGKYLKIWKAQHSPSASR from the coding sequence ATGAAGAAGCTGATGCTGATCGGGATGTTTATCGTTTTATTTTCATCAATGGCCTGTGGCGCGGATTGCGTCAGGATCACAGCCACGGGCAATGCGGAATATCCGCCGATCCTGTGGCGGGATAAAGCAGAGCCGCAGAAGCTTGTCGGCGTGAGTATTGAGCTGCTTCAGCAGGCCTTCGGTGATCTGGGTATAACCGTGGAGGGAAAATATGTCGGCAACTGGGCACGCGCCCAGTCCACCGCAAGAGATGGCAGTGTCGATATGCTGGCCGGTGCGTTTATTACCGAAGAGCGCAAAACCTATATGGATTATGTCACACCGCCGTTTATGATGACGCCCAGCGTCATTTTTGTGATGAAAGGCCAGGCGTTTCCGTTCAGTAGCTGGGAGGATCTGGTGGGCCTGAAGGGGGGGACGCTGATCAACAACAGCTTCGGGGAGAAGTTCGACCGGTTTGCAGCGGAAAAGCTGTCCATCGAGGGGGTGGCCAGCATTGAGCAGGCCTTCAGAAAGATGGCGGCCGGACGGAACCGGTATGTGGTCTACGAACGCTATCAGGGCCTTGCCATTTCCGAAGTGACGGGGTTCAGGGACAAAATCGAATATCTGCCCAATTCCGTGATCAATGAGGGGCTTTATTTTACCTTTTCCAAAAAATCCACCTGTAACACGCCGGATCTGAGGGCGCATCTTGCCCGGAAGGTGAGGAAGTTTACCGAGCAGAAACTGCCGGATGTCCTTGTTGGGAAATATCTGAAAATATGGAAAGCACAGCACAGCCCCTCCGCATCCCGATAG
- a CDS encoding acyltransferase — MFKSLLTQLRGALSFLIYLVNTIFWVPQICLAAIVKFLIPLKPFRKLCDRFLNRWANNWIWINNLTTRTFCNIRWHVFGLESLKPDDWYMVVANHQSWVDILVLQKIFYRKIPFLKFFLKKELFWVPIIGLAWWALDFPFMKRYSSQFIKKNPHLKGRDLEVTRKACEKFKTIPVSVMNFAEGTRFTGKKHAKQDSPYVNLLKPKAGGMAFALNAMGGYLSHIVDVTIAYPGGAKTFWDYLCGNVTDIRVQVRTLPVTPEMLGNYFEDEQFRQAFQNWVNNLWTQKDQCITELLAAPQPSAETVSSVLPRFHAPFPVTEGNIFQEDSPNAGA; from the coding sequence ATGTTCAAATCACTTCTGACCCAATTACGCGGGGCACTTTCCTTTTTGATTTACCTGGTCAACACCATATTCTGGGTTCCCCAGATATGCCTGGCCGCCATTGTGAAATTTCTGATTCCCCTGAAACCCTTCCGTAAACTCTGCGACCGTTTTTTAAACCGCTGGGCGAACAACTGGATATGGATAAACAATCTGACCACACGGACATTCTGCAATATCCGGTGGCATGTGTTCGGCCTGGAATCCCTGAAACCGGATGACTGGTATATGGTGGTGGCCAATCATCAGTCATGGGTGGATATCCTGGTGCTTCAGAAAATATTTTACCGGAAAATTCCGTTTCTGAAATTTTTTCTTAAAAAGGAACTGTTCTGGGTTCCGATTATCGGGCTGGCCTGGTGGGCGCTCGATTTTCCGTTTATGAAACGATATTCAAGTCAGTTTATCAAAAAAAACCCGCACCTGAAGGGACGGGATCTGGAAGTCACCCGGAAGGCCTGTGAAAAATTCAAGACCATTCCCGTGTCCGTGATGAATTTTGCGGAAGGCACCCGGTTCACAGGGAAAAAGCACGCGAAGCAGGACTCTCCCTATGTCAATCTGCTGAAGCCCAAAGCCGGGGGCATGGCCTTTGCGCTGAACGCCATGGGGGGATATCTGAGTCACATTGTGGATGTTACGATTGCCTATCCGGGCGGGGCAAAAACGTTCTGGGACTACCTGTGCGGGAACGTCACGGATATCCGTGTACAGGTGAGGACGCTCCCGGTAACGCCGGAGATGCTGGGCAACTATTTTGAGGATGAACAGTTCCGGCAGGCATTTCAAAACTGGGTCAATAACCTCTGGACGCAGAAAGACCAGTGTATCACGGAACTGCTTGCCGCACCGCAGCCCAGCGCCGAAACCGTCTCATCTGTGCTGCCCCGCTTTCACGCCCCCTTCCCCGTCACCGAGGGTAATATATTTCAGGAAGATTCTCCGAATGCAGGCGCATAA
- a CDS encoding MFS transporter yields the protein METQHTSRGAVLVAATLTSFMAPFMISAVNIALPAIQAEFSISAVLLSWIATSYLLATAVFLVPIARIADIHGRKKVLLCGIFIFTVATTATAFAPSVHLILLFRVLQGIGGSMTMTTGIAIISSVFPVSERGKAIGITVAAVYIGLSAGPFVAGYLVSLFGWRSVFLVNAPIGTLAFFLALKMIRGEWADARGERLDIVGSLLYGLALIILMYGLSILPDPLGIALSCAGVIGFALFIWQETRTPFPVFEVSLFRQNRTFMFSSLAALINYAATFAVAFFLSLYLQYIKGMTPQGAGLILVCQPVMQALFSPLAGRLSDRIEPALIASVGMGMTALGLILLIFIHAGTTNISIIGILLLLGIGFALFSSPNMNAIMSSVAPKYYGLASGTVATMRLLGQMFSMAVATVIFSILIGDAPITPSTYDLFLKSLNLAFKVFSTLCVIGIYFSSARGTMWKQTDGDRRPSDVTVQK from the coding sequence GTGGAAACCCAACACACATCCAGAGGGGCCGTACTCGTTGCGGCGACTCTCACCTCGTTCATGGCCCCGTTTATGATATCGGCGGTGAATATCGCGCTGCCCGCCATTCAGGCTGAATTTTCCATCAGCGCCGTGCTGCTGAGCTGGATTGCCACCTCATATCTTCTGGCGACCGCCGTCTTCCTGGTCCCGATTGCCAGAATTGCCGATATTCATGGCCGGAAAAAGGTGCTGCTCTGCGGCATCTTCATCTTCACCGTTGCCACAACCGCCACGGCCTTTGCCCCCTCTGTCCATCTCATACTCCTGTTCCGGGTGCTGCAGGGCATCGGGGGATCGATGACCATGACGACCGGCATCGCTATCATCTCATCGGTGTTTCCCGTCAGCGAGCGGGGCAAAGCCATCGGAATCACGGTGGCCGCCGTCTACATCGGGCTGTCCGCCGGGCCGTTTGTGGCAGGCTATCTCGTCAGCCTGTTCGGGTGGCGTTCCGTTTTTCTGGTCAATGCCCCCATCGGGACGCTGGCTTTTTTTCTCGCCCTGAAAATGATCCGTGGCGAGTGGGCCGACGCCAGAGGTGAGCGGCTGGACATCGTCGGTTCGCTGCTCTACGGTCTGGCCCTGATTATTCTGATGTACGGCCTTTCCATTTTGCCCGATCCCCTGGGGATCGCCCTGTCATGCGCAGGCGTGATCGGGTTTGCGCTTTTCATATGGCAGGAGACGCGGACTCCGTTTCCGGTGTTTGAGGTGAGCCTCTTCCGCCAAAACCGGACCTTCATGTTTTCAAGTCTGGCCGCGCTCATCAATTACGCGGCCACATTTGCGGTGGCCTTTTTCCTGAGCCTCTATCTTCAGTATATCAAAGGCATGACGCCCCAGGGTGCGGGCCTGATTCTGGTCTGCCAGCCGGTGATGCAGGCCCTGTTCTCCCCCCTGGCGGGACGGCTTTCAGATCGCATCGAACCGGCGCTGATCGCGTCCGTCGGCATGGGAATGACGGCGCTGGGCCTGATTTTGCTGATTTTTATCCATGCCGGTACGACGAATATCAGCATCATCGGCATCCTGCTCCTGCTCGGCATCGGGTTTGCGCTCTTTTCCTCCCCCAACATGAACGCCATTATGAGCAGTGTCGCCCCGAAATATTACGGTCTGGCGTCCGGCACAGTGGCCACCATGCGGCTGCTGGGGCAGATGTTCAGCATGGCCGTGGCAACGGTTATTTTTTCCATACTGATCGGGGATGCCCCGATTACGCCCTCAACCTATGATCTGTTTTTAAAATCCCTCAATCTCGCCTTTAAGGTCTTTTCCACCCTGTGCGTGATCGGCATTTATTTCTCCTCTGCACGCGGGACCATGTGGAAGCAGACCGATGGGGATCGCAGGCCTTCCGATGTAACCGTACAGAAATAA
- a CDS encoding HD domain-containing protein, with product MKNTRPDPKQFSDLWHRIGGKTDPHALFSALAGRYSEPHRAYHTLEHVGHCLKELDPVRHLAEQADEIEIALWFHDAVYDTRSGDNEEKSARWASDELKAAGLPGSRCRRVKELILATKHAASPVSSDACIMADIDLSVLGQPAAQFEAYGQQIRTEYNRVPEDIFRQARLNILREFLGRERIYATEYFRERYEASARKNLEQAVRHLCGTSA from the coding sequence TTGAAAAATACCAGACCGGACCCAAAACAGTTTTCTGACCTGTGGCACCGGATCGGTGGAAAAACCGACCCGCATGCCCTCTTCTCCGCACTTGCAGGCCGTTATTCCGAACCCCACCGGGCCTATCACACCCTGGAGCATGTGGGCCACTGCCTGAAAGAACTGGACCCCGTGCGCCATCTTGCAGAGCAGGCCGATGAAATCGAAATCGCGCTCTGGTTCCATGATGCGGTGTACGACACCCGGTCCGGGGATAATGAAGAAAAAAGCGCCCGATGGGCTTCTGACGAACTGAAAGCGGCCGGGCTTCCCGGCAGCCGGTGCAGGCGGGTAAAAGAGCTGATTCTTGCCACAAAACACGCCGCATCCCCCGTCAGCAGCGACGCATGTATCATGGCGGATATCGACCTGTCCGTCCTGGGGCAGCCTGCGGCGCAATTTGAAGCTTACGGACAGCAGATCCGCACAGAATACAACCGGGTTCCGGAAGATATCTTCAGACAGGCCCGTCTGAACATCCTCCGTGAATTTCTCGGAAGGGAGCGGATTTACGCCACAGAATACTTCCGGGAACGATATGAGGCAAGCGCCCGAAAAAATCTGGAACAGGCCGTCAGACACTTATGCGGCACATCGGCATAA
- a CDS encoding DUF7674 family protein: MKDQFVEEVLRLFPGAADELSEYDGLLHLQMGVFERHMTEAIERRDREVVVRGFMLAEKCYRQGDEEMKDAVDVSFAEGVLALLSPDAKAWGWSLMPKLLRQLYTDFWDGFSD, encoded by the coding sequence TTGAAAGATCAGTTTGTTGAAGAAGTCCTCCGGCTGTTTCCCGGTGCTGCGGACGAACTGTCAGAATATGACGGGCTGCTGCACCTTCAGATGGGTGTGTTTGAACGCCATATGACCGAAGCAATTGAGCGCCGGGACCGGGAAGTCGTGGTGCGCGGATTTATGCTGGCGGAAAAATGCTACCGTCAGGGGGATGAGGAGATGAAAGACGCCGTTGACGTCTCATTTGCCGAAGGGGTGCTTGCGCTGTTATCCCCTGATGCGAAGGCGTGGGGATGGTCTCTGATGCCGAAGCTGCTGCGGCAGCTTTACACCGATTTCTGGGACGGGTTCAGCGATTAG